In the genome of Ancalomicrobiaceae bacterium S20, one region contains:
- a CDS encoding type II toxin-antitoxin system Phd/YefM family antitoxin: MANRNTRTPPPRASGRWPLQTAKARLSEVVRAARTEGPQRVTVHGQDAVVVVAAEDFEGSKRTGADLVAALSGSPLAEVEFERTSFKAPMRDVSL, from the coding sequence GTGGCCAACCGCAACACCCGCACCCCGCCTCCCCGCGCCTCCGGGCGCTGGCCGCTGCAGACCGCGAAGGCACGGCTGAGCGAGGTTGTGCGCGCCGCGCGGACCGAAGGGCCGCAGCGCGTGACCGTGCACGGCCAAGATGCCGTGGTGGTCGTGGCCGCCGAGGACTTCGAGGGCTCCAAGCGAACCGGGGCCGATCTGGTGGCCGCACTCTCCGGCAGCCCCCTCGCCGAGGTCGAGTTTGAACGAACCTCGTTCAAGGCACCGATGCGAGACGTCAGCCTGTGA
- a CDS encoding type II toxin-antitoxin system VapC family toxin, with protein sequence MRGWLLDTNVISELRKSRPDANVRAFVSAQPGDDLYLSEVTLAEIRFGIEQLEDAARRADLHHWLERTVRAHFVGRILAVGEDVFLRWKMLHVAGQKRGHTFSQPDLFIAALAAVEDLAVVSRDTSEFVAAGVPVFDPWTLTLHARGKAVTAPVDLTVDGIAALVGARRRR encoded by the coding sequence GTGAGAGGCTGGCTGCTCGATACCAACGTCATCTCGGAACTGCGCAAGTCAAGGCCGGACGCGAACGTGCGCGCGTTCGTGTCGGCCCAGCCCGGTGACGACCTCTACCTGTCCGAAGTGACCCTCGCGGAGATCCGCTTCGGGATCGAACAGCTGGAGGACGCCGCCCGCCGCGCCGATCTGCACCATTGGCTGGAACGCACCGTCCGGGCCCATTTCGTGGGCCGCATCCTGGCGGTCGGCGAGGACGTGTTCCTGCGCTGGAAGATGCTCCACGTCGCCGGCCAGAAGCGCGGCCACACCTTCAGCCAGCCGGACCTGTTCATCGCCGCGCTCGCGGCCGTGGAAGACCTGGCCGTCGTAAGCCGGGACACGAGCGAGTTTGTCGCGGCCGGCGTACCGGTTTTCGACCCGTGGACCTTGACCCTGCACGCCCGGGGCAAGGCGGTGACGGCACCGGTCGACCTGACCGTGGATGGCATTGCAGCGCTGGTCGGCGCGCGCCGGCGCCGGTAA